The Eulemur rufifrons isolate Redbay chromosome 29, OSU_ERuf_1, whole genome shotgun sequence DNA window aagaatCCACTTCTCATGAGGCAAAGAGAATCTGAGAACAAGAGTCTTTTGAAATAGAAGCAGGGAGTTGGGGGGAAAGGATTTGAGTTTTGTGTGTCATAGTCATAATCCGTCACCCCGACCTGAGAGGTGCCCATTCTGCGCCATACCATGTCCTTTACtcaactttaatttaaaaattttcacaacTTCATAATCTTTGGTGGAAATGCTGCCGGTAGCCTGATAATCGAGTCCTATAAGCGTTTAAAGATCTCAAGAGTTTGtctgtgaagaaaaataatctcTAGGGATCCTTCCCATTGCCAACACACATGGACATTTAGCATAAATAAGCTGCCACTTGTAAGAAGTCCACTTGACATCACTCCCTCGTGTATCCTGAAGACACATGTCAAGATCACACTAAGATATTTAGAGGCAAACATCTTTACAATAATGTTTTGTTCCCAAAGTGCTTAATTAGCAGAAACACTATGCTGGAGAACTGTCCTTGAATATGCATGCATTTTAACctccatattattttttctgaagcACAAATTTTCCTCTCACTGGATGGTCAGGAAATGACTGGGCACAGAAAACTGATTGTCTTAAGTGTTGATCCACAAAATGAGTTCCATCTTTCCAAGCAGGTTTCACTGCCTTGCAGGGTGACATCCCCTTTGATGAGGGGGACCATTCTTTGGACTCCAATGGCCTTTTCCCCATTCATTTTGGGTGACCAATGCTCTTGTGGCCTACTTACATCTGAACTCCTTCAACACTTCCCACCAACCTCTTCTGCCCCCTTGTGCCTTCCTCCCACTCCCAACTTCAGCCAGTTACATTTACGAGACATCAGTTAGTGAATCACAATTCAAATGAACCCATCCATTTGTTCAGCAGAAAGTGGCCTTTGGAATTGCTCCATTTGAAGCCCACAGGCCAGAGTTACATATGGTAGGCTTGCAAACATAAACAGGATATGATTTATTTATGATGACCATGTGTGTTCGATGCCCAGTTTCAGTAGGCTTTGGCTTCACTACATGTCTTGGTCTGGGATGACCCGTGTATTCCTTATGTCCCATGATGAACCGTATTTCCACACTGGGAAAACGGAGATGGGTGACTGGCTGAGGGGGCTGCACATACAGATGCCACTAACCCTGCTCACCACATAACAATCTGTGACCAAATGCAAAGTGGGCCAAATGGAACTTGCTGCCAAGGTTTGCCATGTACAATGGTTTTCACTGGAGAGTGGAGAAGTAGCTGCTGGAATGACTGACCATGTGGGGTTCATTAAACTGTTGTGCATTTGCCCACCAGGAAGGCCAGGATGCTTGTGAAGGGAGCCCCACTCCTCATTTCAGAGATTTCAACCCCTCACCATTTGGCAATGGTGTTCCAAAGGAGAATGGCACATAAGCATCAGAAGGTTCAAACGTGGACTCCAGCTGAAGTGCAGTAAACTTCTGCCTTCAACAGTCTCCCCCCTTCACCCCCCCAGTTGTATTTATACTTTGAAAGAAGTTAACATGAAGCAGTAGTCACCTGGGCGTGCTCAATTTTTGACAAGCCTTAGTCACTCTGTACCCAGCAGAACAATTCACATTATATTCGAAATCCTGTGAAGATTCTGCCACACATGCTAACACTAAAATGCCAGTAGCTCCACTTACCTTCTTTATTAAGCCTCATAACCTCCCTGCTTTTTCCACCCTCTTTTCCAGCCTCTTCTAAATCTACATCtgcagatgaaaaagaaaaggaaaaaagaaaataaggaaaaaaggggggaaaaagccaAAGTCAAGGGGGGAGGGAGAGTGTTTATTTGCAAACAGATCGATATAAATACTGTATatgaaaatctttcaaaaattgaCAATGCAACATTTTCTCCCAAGTCCGGGTTTCCATCTACCTGGCCCAGATTGGTACCAAAAAAACTATGCAAGCAGCAACAGAGTAGCCTTTTAACCAGATAACACCGTGGGGCTGCGAAAGCCCACCCCGCGGGCTGCCACGGGGAGCCggcacagacagacagacagacagcccTGGCAGCCGGGCCTCTCTGTGTGCATTGATGAtctgtctctgtgtgtatttatttagagagagaggcagaagcaTGGAGGACACCGGGGgccactctctctctcacacacacactttttcccAGTGGCTCTAGGTGAATGGAAAGGTTACAGGATAAtaaaaggaggaggaggcggtGGGGTTCTTACTGTCGGAGCAGTGTAATTTGGCGGCGTCGATCCAGGAGGACCAGGGTTTGCCCAGAAACGCCTCCGGACTGGGCACTTTGCGATCCAGTGTCGCCATTGCTCTTCCTTCTTGTTGCTTTTTCCCTGTTCCTTCGGCAGCAGCAGCCGAGAGACACGGGATTCGAGAACGCTCCGACGTCATCTTCGGAACGTTCCGACATTGAGTGTTCTGAAAGGGGGAGGGCGGGAGGCGGGATGGGAGgagggcggcggaggaggaggggagCGAGGAGGcggcgcggggaggaggggcggcgCGGCTCCGCACGGCTCGCGGCGCGGGCGGCCGCCGGGGGCAGCAGAGAGGCGCCCCGCAGCTCGCCGCGCGCCCGCCCGCACGCCCGCCCGCCGCGGAGGGCGCGGAGAGCGCCGCGTGCCGGGAGCCCTGGCCACCGAGGTGCTGCGGCGCCGCGCTAGCCCGGGTCGGAGGGGCCGCGCCGTGCCTGGCGGGGGACGCGGGCAGACGCGCGACCCCAGGCCGCAGGAAGGGTGGTCTTTCCCCCAGAGTTGCCGCCGGAGGACCGAAAGTTTTTGCAAGCAGCCCTTCTAGCGCGTCCCCCCTCTCGCTGGGTCCCTGTCGCCCACGGTGAGGCGCCCCTGCGGGGAGCCGGGCGGCTCGTTGGGGAGAAGCCGAGCAGATTTGCCCCCCCGGCCCACCCCGAGCCAGGGCGGAGGAGACCCTGGTGACCTCGCCTCCCAGCCCTCACCCCCTGCACCCCCTTTTCTCCTTCTTGGTGGGCCTTGGCCGTGGAGATTCTGCGGATGCGCTGGGAGCTGACACCAGTGAGTAAATGTGGATGTGCAGAGCAGGTGAGTTTGGGGCGAGAGGAGCCACCTTCCCATTTCAGGCTGGGGGGCGTGCAAAACTCAAAACTCAGCGCCCCAGTGCCCACACATTCCCTGCGCGGTGCGTGTCTGCGGCTCCGGAGAAGCACTGCGTAGGCTCTGCTGCAGGGTCGCCGGCCGGAGAGCGAGCTCGCGGCTCTGGGAAGGTGGTGCTGGCGGGCCTGGCCCCTCAGCAGTTTCCAGCGCTCCCTACCGAGAGACGAGGTGGCCCGCATTGGCGCAGGCCACCTATGGCCAGGAATCTGATTTCTGGGAGGATTCGCTTCTGGCTTAACTGCTCTAGCCAGCTCGAAAGGGAGTGCTTGATTTCCTCTGGATTGGGGACGTTTAGTGCTTTAGTTGaaattcccctcccccaggggtAGGCAACAAGACCGTAAAaggtcttcttttttaaaaatccttttgtttATGAGGAATTactaaattatatggacaccccCCACACAATCGACATGTGTTTCCTCTTGCCCCAGCGCCCGTCTAGTTCCCGCCAGTGCTGTTCCCCAGGTGCGTGCCTGCCCCACAGCTGCGGCGCACTGATTTGAAGTTGCTCCGTGCCGACTGAGTTCTGTCCTGGCTGTGCCATCGAATGTCCCTGCACTTGGCAGCCTGTGCCAGCGTCGGAGTGGGCGATGAAGGGGGAGCTGCAGAATTGCCTTCAGTTGTGATGTTTGTGTGAATGGGCTTGTTTATGTCAGACCCAGATAAATCTCGTTTGCCTCTGCTCTATTTGGAAGAGTTCCCACATAGCTCAGTTGCCGCTGGGTGGAGAATTCCCATTTTGAGGACTGGTAGTGTTAACAAATGTTTACTACTCATTGACCTCTTATGATATGCTAGACAGTGCGCTTGGCatttccatccatccatgcatcttAAGTCCACCAACATAGCCTGTCACGGAGCAGCTGCCCTCAGGAGAGGAGGTTAGGGGAGACCCATTCCGGCCCTCACGGAGATGCGGTCTGGTGGTCTCTGGAAGAAGGAAGGTGTGAAATATCCACTCCCTGGGAAAACAGGACACGTGCACAGGAACTGGCCTGCGCAGTGAGTGGTGTGGTCTCTCAGGGCTGTGCCTGTTCATAGCGGGAACTGAAATCTATTAATAGTGATCAGAAAATGTGTGACAGAGAAGATGGGAGCTGCTGCATCTTGGCAATTGGCAAGGATTGACTGGTCTTTGGGTCAGGGCAGTGATGATGCTAGCAGAGTCTTCAAGTGGAGCATAAACACAGTGTGTTTGGGAGTTGAGGACAGTTTACCTGGGATGGTGAGTTGTtactgaggggtgggggtggtaagTTTGGAAAACCAGGCCTGGGTCAAATTATGGACAGCACTGAATGGCAGCCTAAATAGTCTGGATGTTGTTTGataatggggagccactgaagggcaTTCTGTATCATAAAGATAAGTTGAAAGTGTGACTTAGAAAGATTGGAGTATGGAGACTGGTTAGGAAAGTAGTGCTGCAATATTCCTGGTGTGAAGAGATGGGAGCTTGAGCTTTGGTGGTGCCATCCATGCAGGTGAAGAAGAGAGGGGAGTGAGAGACCCTAGGAAGAAAGCACCTCATCAGAGGATGTACTGTTTGGCAGGATttggggagagaggggggaggaggaggggagtgcGCTCAGAGGCATGAGTAATTGGATGCTGGaatattttcccttcctcttctgctctcctatttttcctctatttctgATCGTGTTTTggtgtttattgttttattgttgttcatGCAAGGAAGGTGTAGGCAGCTTCCAACGTGGTCCACAGAgatccccacctcctggtattcgTGCTCTTGTGTGATCCCCTCCCCTTTGGTGTGGGCTAGACCTAGTTACTTGCTTGTAACAAATagaatatagcaaaagcaatgggatgtcacttctgagGTTAGCTTACAAAAAGACTGTGACTTCTGTCTTGCTCACTCCCTCTTGCTCTCCCTGGCTTGCTCTGAGGGAAGCCCACTGCCATGTGAGCTACCCTGTGGAGACtcccatgtggcaaggaactgagggaaTCCTCTGGTCCACAGTTAGTGAGGAACCAAGGTCCTCAGGCCAACAGCCGGTGGGGAGCTGAATCCTGCCAGCAGCCACCTAAGTCAGCCCACTTGCTGGGAGTCAGCGACTTGAGCTTCCAGAATGCAGTCTCCACTCCTGGGAGCCACTATAaacccactaaaaaaaaaaaaaaaaaaagctagctgGGCGTGatgtggcctgtagtcccagctactaggaaggctgaagTGGGGGGTTCTCTTGAGCGtgggagttcaaggccaacctggacaacatagtgagtcctcctctctaaaaaaaaaaaaagcgactTATTATCAGAACAGAAGTCAGAGTACCTCAGTTACAGAGAAACAAGTCAATAGTTCCGTATTTTAACATGAGCTTACTTCCCCAGCTGAGCCTCTCAGGTGGAGGTTATTACACAAGACCTTGAAGATGGTCTGATAGCCTAAATATTAATTCCCTCTTGTTGGGACAGTGTTACTTGGCAGCATAATAAAGCATGGGCTGGAATCTAAAAGTGCTTTAGCATCTCTGCAAAAGAAGACTTTATAGACGTGCCTTGTTTAATTGGTAACAGAATACATATATGTTGTTGCAGTTAGAGTTAGCCAGAGTGTAATGTAGAGTTTCTTCTACTCTAAGCCTTCCACAGTTTCTCCACTGACTACAGAGATAAGAATACTAACTTTGTGAAACTGTAACCCACTTATGACTTTGTTGGATAACATAGCTGTCAATTAAATTGCATAACTGGGAGCCAGAGAATAACAAAAGCATTGCTCATCAAACTACTAGACTTTTACACTTGACTTCGGATGGAAATTGAAGCCAGTGGAAGTAGTGTTCAGGTTTATAGGGTAcatatatgttattatatatttatctttactcATATATCAACTCATATGTGGCAAATTTATTAATGAATTTGGATTCCTTTTGGTAGTAAATAATTACAAATACTGTTAGAGGCAACAAGAATCTTATGCATTCTTAATAAGAATAAAGTGACTTGTAAAACAGTAATTTAAAGCATGTTAGTACAATGGCTATGTGATAAAACTATCTAGCAAGGGCATGAaaccttctctttccctcatgATTAATGTTTAGGAAGATAAAAtggacataaatatttttattgttttattatctttcttaGAAAAATGACAGAGTGGTTGGTTCAATTAAAAAGGAGACTTCCATAgaccaaataaaaaaatctgttctaCAGAGATGACAATAGAAAAGACCTATTTAATTTGAATAACACCTGGTTCTGTAGACATGTGCATCTAATACGTATCCTGCGCTCACTTAGTCTGATTCATGTGCTGTTTCACCGCATTattgaaaagaagagaagagggaatatTAGCTCTCTCATTTGAGGATATTAAACTCCTGCTGGGGTTGAGGCACTGTGTGAGCACCCTGCTTCCTACCTAGACTGTTGGGAGTTACCTGGAGACAGCAAGGAGAAAATGACATGTCCCATTAAAAAGAGGCATCCCAGAATTGTTTGATGTTCTTTGCCTTAATTGAATCCATCTATCCCATCTGCCACTCTTCTCtctaaatttatttccttaaCCTACTCTCTCTGAGAATTGTAATTTTGGGGGAAATTTGTTACATACGTTGTTACCTTTTATAAAAGCTCTCCACATCTGGAGGGCAGGTGTGCCGTCTACTTTGCCTTGTTAGACAACTTTGCCTGCCTCTTTCCTGCGTGTCACATGCTGATGGATTAAAAACAGGACTAGGATAAAAGACTCCCAGTAGCAACAGGagtaggaaagaaaatagaaattccaGGCTTTTTCTTATTTGGTTTCCATATAGAGCCCTGGCCATGTGTCAGGTCTGATAAGGACTCTACTAATAAATATAACTACAAAAACATGAAATTTGCATTCTGGCAGGGGccaaaaatcagaaatatgaGTGTGTTATCTTGAGGTAAAGCTGCCTTAAAACTCCTGGCTGGTTCATCTCTGATTTTGGTCACTCTGGGCTCCCTGGAACCACTCTGATGCTGGAGGTTGGGGAGACTTCTGTTCCCCGGAACGTGGCAGGGCCAGCCCCATTCCTAACCATGGCCTTTTCTCAAAGGTTAGACAGGAGAGACCATAGTTTCTCTTTAGCATTGCTGTAGAAATCACTTTTGGCCCTTAACCTAAATATAACATTATGTACACATATTAATTTGAGCAAAGCCCACCCACCATTTAATATGGTCAGGGAGGCAGTACAGGGTGGAGGCCAGAGCACAGCCTTGACATTGGCAGGTGTGAATTAGAATTGCCCTTCAGCCATTTGCTTGAGAACCTACCTTAATCCATCTgaacctcaggttcctcatctctTAAATGGGCACTAGGCCCTTCTTTtgggattgttgtaaggattaagtggGATTCTGGGTGCTGCGCCCTGGGCACAGGACTTGGCACATGATCAGCAGGACTTGGACAATCGGTTAAGTGTTGACTGTGATTATTACTTTAGTTGCAATACGTCGTTTAGACAGCAGCTGCCAGTCAGAAACAGGCAGACACTCTGATGCTGGGAGTGGCTCACACGGTTGCTTCTGGCAACCATCCGTCTGCTTAGAAAGGAAAATAGTTTCTCTCTTTTGCATGGAGCTACTGCCCTGCATCAATTGTGCAGAGACCTCTGTCTGAAACTTCTGCCCAAAACGCATCTTGACATGTACACCACGGTAGGGTCAGTATCCTTCTGTTCAGGAAAGACCCTAAAAAACCATTTTGTTATAGAGAGGAATTGCAAAATCCAGTTTGGTTGCAGACAAAGCTGCTTGTGTATGATGATGTAAATAATTGTCTTAAAACTAAGCAGAGTGGAATTTCtgcaaattattcttttctttgaaaattttatttttttctgtaaaagaaatttgatattgaatttttaaaatcatgtataaGTTGGTAAAACAGTAGACATGAGGGAGAAATTCCCATTTCATATCCACTTCCAAGTAGTCACTCCCCTACCCTCAGTTCTGAAGGCATTTTTTTCATACCATTTTCTATACATTTACCTACGTATATCTCTGTCATTACAGGTATAGATGATATtgctgtgtggttttttttttctttttaatgtgaatAACATCATTTTGTGGACATTTTCCTATAACTTTGTTTTTTCACATATGCTGTTAAATGTCGttacattatattttcattacatatggaaatatttcattctttttgactGCTGCATGGTATTCTAGAAAATGTTCCAGAGTCTAGTCTATTAccttattgatggacatttaggtttcttgtttttacaaaaaataggTGGTCAAAatcattcatacacacacacacacccccccacattTTCCAGGCAGATGAGGGAATATTACTACCCAGAGGTAGAATTGCtgggtatgtacattttttattttagtagttctGCCGAATTGTCTTCTGCAGTAGCTACCTAATTTATACTTCCACTAGTAGTATGGAAATGTGCCCGTTTCCTCACTCCCTAATTAATGCTCAACATTTTCAaaccttttaatttttgccaatattATGAGTAAAAATAccttatttaatttgtatttccctcatTTCTAGagtatttttgagcattttttcttatattcattGTATTTGTACTCTATAAATTGCTATTAGTATCTTTTAATGATTTGTTATTGGTATTTTTAGACATTCTTATTGCTTTGTAGAAATTCTGTCCATTCTAGATTTGGATCTTTTGTCTGtttgaaaataatgtaattttccagtttgttgcttttcttcttttaacctTGTTTGTGGCACCTTttccacacacatttttttcatttagatgTAGTTGACGTTTCAGACTTTTCCCTGAGGccttttgttttttgtgtcttGCCCAAGACCTTCTCTTTCCCAAGGTCATGaagtattttcttgtattttccctttgtgctttatacatttttgtttttatatttagatagCAGAATCTTCTGGTTAGTGATgtgaggtaaaaagaaaaattaacttttgatCTTTTTCCAAACAGTTACCCTTTGTCCCCAGATCCATATGTTGAATAGTTTATCCTTGCTATAGAGATATGTCGCATACTCACTTCCCAAAcacatgggtctatttctgagctctcttttctgttccgttatttgaactgtttttttttctgtaccaGTTAATTACTCTTTTTTACTAATATAATATGCattgtagtttttttaaaaaagtcttttctaTTATATAGACTTAGTAAAATCTatctctagaaaatattttttatttcggAGAAGTATGTTATAAATGCGTTGTTCAACATTTGCCGTAGGACGTCTCATGACGGAGACTGGGCCATGTTAGGAAGATCGTCGGAACCGAGCCTCGCTCCGTGGCCGTAGAGCACGATGGCGACAGCCATCTTGGATCTTGGCGAAGCTTCCCCTGAGGTGATTTTCCAAACCACATATTTCAGACTTAGGGAAATGAATTATCGAGAAGTATTGTCTTCAAAGTATCTAAAAAGACCAACGCTTTGGGGCAGTGGTTGGGAATTTCTTTCAGTGATGTGGACACTCCCGTATGGCAGTCATCCCGGCAGGGAGAAAATGGAGCCAGGGCCAGtgcaggctggggagagggagagagcagccTGAGACAGGGGCTGGGCCCCGGGGCTTCCGGAGAGGAAAGGACTGAAGGGCTCCCCAGGCGGTGGGAGAGAGGCAGGTGGACCTTGTGGGCGGGGAGCTGGGCCAGGCAGCCTCTGGTAGGGGGCCTGTCTGGGACGACCTAGGTGTCGCTCTGGAATCCTTTAATCCCAGTACCCAGTTGTAAGATTTTCTCTgttgtcatttcttttacttcaCCCAAGTTTTTATTAATTGACCTGGCCTTGGATAACTGTGCTGTGGAAAATTGTGTTATGGGTTTATACGTCCATGGGAGCCACAACAGGAGGGTTGAAAGTGTCTAGCTTGACTTCATGGCAGCCCTGGGTGGTAACAGTGCCTTTATTCAAGAGACGATGGCAGTGCTGGGGCCCCAGGAGGTGGCCAGGTCCCAAGAAGTGAGCAGAGGAGGATGGCTCCCGTCAGCCCTCAGCCCTAGCTCCTAATGCCCTACAAAGGAGGAAATCCTGGGAAGGAGAGGCCAGAGTTAGAGCTTGGATTTTATTTATGTGACAGGAAATAGAAGCCTAGAACCTTTAAAGTCACAAAACAGTCAGAGTAGAACTTAAAGTCCAGGTGTCCTTTGGTTGCTGGCCAGCTTGCTCCTTCTCAAGAATGATGCTAAGGccataaatttaaatttccatgtAGCCCGGTGTTTCTCAGCCGTATGCAATTTTGCCAGCCCCTCCTCCGAGAGGACATTTGGCAAGGTCTGCAGGTATTTTGGGTTGTCGT harbors:
- the ATXN7L1 gene encoding ataxin-7-like protein 1 isoform X4; the protein is MTSERSRIPCLSAAAAEGTGKKQQEGRAMATLDRKVPSPEAFLGKPWSSWIDAAKLHCSDNVDLEEAGKEGGKSREVMRLNKEDMHLFGHYPAHDDFYLVVCSACNQVVKPQVFQSHCGRKQDKRNEGNPRRGPENSPALEKHEV